The Winogradskyella schleiferi genome contains the following window.
CAATTATTAGATTTTAACACTTCAAAGCCGTTATCTCACTACGTTATTTTTAACGGGAATAAAATAAGATACTCTAATATTCCAGAAAATGAATTGGGTCTTTATGCATTTTGGTTAACGAATAATGATGGTATTGTAGAAACACTTAATCGTTCTTTAGAAATAAAAGGACCAGGCAACAAATCTTACAAATTTACTTGGGATTGGAATGTGAATGAAAAACACATATTACTTTATATTGGTAAAACGACTACGTTTAGGAGCAGATTATCGCAACATCTAAAACTAAAGACTTTTACTTGGGTAGTTCCAGAAGACAAAACAAGTCCTTATAAACGGACAACTTCCTGTCAATTAAGAAGCGGCATTGAGCATTTACTTAGTGGCAATATCCAACCTAGTATCCTTGGATTGGATTTTATACGAAAGCGAATTCAAGTTACATATATACCACTAGAGGGATTGGGAAATCGGTTCTTCGCAGAGGATCTTGCCATAGGAAAAGGCAAACCGTGGTTCAATGTGGACTCAGAACGTTAGAGATAAATGTTCAATAAAAACCTCTGTTCATTGTCACTGAACAGAGGTTTTTATTGAACACACCATTACCTTATATCCGCTCCACCTCATACCGATACCTAAAAACACTAGTCCTTACCACACGATATTTTCCAATTACAGTATTCCAACCCAACTGAGTTTTTACACCCAAATCTCGAAATGTCGAACCAGCAATATTTCGGACACGTCCCATTCTTACTAACTCCTCTAAAATAGCCTCGTCGTTAGCAGGTTTTGCAGCTTCCTTTTTAAGTGCTATTTTTTCAAGTTCTGGTTGTTCTTCTAGTGCATCTTCAATTTCATTGAACTCTAGTTTATCGGCATATTCTTCATCTATGTCTTCAAGGATTTCTAAATCCAGTTCCTCAAGCTGTTCGTATAAACTCCCTTTTTCACAATCTGAAACCGTTCCAAGCAGTTTATACATTCTATCAAAAATTTCTATTTTTTCTTGAATGGGTTGTAATAGCAATTTCTTATCCAACTTGTTATTCTTCAGGAAAACCTGATGTTCTATTTTCTTCATAATCTTATGTTATTATTGGGATGAGTTCCTGTTTATCTGCAATAGCATTTTCTAAAACATTAGATAGCGCTGCTGTCGCCAGAGAGGTCACGATGATGATACCGGTTGTCTTTAAAAGTTCAGCACCTTTTGGTATTTGTAGTTTGAACTCCTTCGATGGGTCATTCTTACCTAAATTGTAATAGATAAGCGCTTCGGCAAAACCTATTGCGAGTCCAGCGCCTGTAATGATTAATACTTTTTTATTCATAGTTATTTGGTGGCTTTTTCTTCCATTTTATCATACTTGGCTTTAATGTCTTTTTCGCCAGCTTCGGCACGTACAAAGTTGATTCCGTAGGTATTCATTATCCCTCTGTGCGCTCGCAGCAGAATCTTCTCGGCTTCTTTCTGCATCTTCACATTATCCTTATGCGCTGGCGGAATCAAATTAGCAATCGCAATAAAATGATTCTTGATTTTGGTGTGGCGCATCGGCTTAGGCTTCTTAGACTCATTCTTGCGCTTTTCTTCGTTGAAACGTTTGATTTTTAACCGACACGCCTTGATGTCTTTACTCAAACTATCCAGTTCTTTCTTAACGGTTTTAGTAGGTGCTTTGTTTTTTTTTGGAGCATCCTTTTTAGACTCAGCAGATTCCTTTTTAGACGTCTCTTTAGATTCCTTCTTTTCCGCTTTCTCAGCTTTTATAGCATTAGGAGCAAGACGTTCCACTAACAGAAAAACCTTTTCAATATTTTCTTTGGCAATCTCTTCAAAAGCCTTTTTATCATTGGTTTCTTTGTAGTCATCCATTATGTCCTGAACAGCAGTTTGTAATGCTTCAGGTTGCACGTTGCTCATATCGAGCGCTTGTAATTGTTGTATGGTCATCGTTTATTTTTAAGCTGCGATTAATAATTCTAGTTCCAGTAATTCTAACGCTCTGGCACGTTCTTTTTCTTGAAGGCGTATGATTTCTTTAGCATCGCTACGTTTATCTTTCTGTTGCATTTTAGGATGCAGCATCTCATATAAAAGCACATCTGCTTCTTGGGCTTTTACGTCAGACTTGCTAAAATCTTCAGAAGTTGATTTAATTACTTCCCAAGCCTTTACAGGATCAAGTTTACTACCAGTGAGATCTACAATTTCATCTTGGTTTTTAATCTTCAACGCCTTGAGCGCATCCTTGGTTATATTCTTTGTTTTATACATTTTCTATAATTTATGATCTATGGCATATTGTTGATGGTACAGCGGTTCCAGCGACCAGATAAAGTCATTAGCTTCTTCCTGGTCTGCATAGTGAATAGAACACAACTGCGACGTTCCATCGGTTTTAAAACACTCGTATCGATAGCATTGCACAGGATTATCTTCATTTGAAATATCAATGGTCGTCCATCGCAGGATGAGTGTGTTTTTACGCTTTCGCGAAAGCATAATCTGAAAATCTGTACATCGTTCTTTACAAGCTTTATTGATCTCAATCGCTCTGTCCATTATCTTGTGAATGACGCTTTGCTTTAAGGTTTTCTTATCCATTTGGCTGCAACTGATTTTTATAATTGGTAATGATTTGTGAGACCTCTTTTACTGCCGAATCCATCGAATAACTTTGTTCAAAAACGAAGCCTTTAGGGTTTATCGCTTTCGCGAAAGCGGCACCCATACTAGCCGAAATAGTTCCCAAACCAGAAGGAATCGTGAGACCGAAATAGTTACTCATCGTCACCAAAGATTTAAAACCACGAAACCTGAAATAACGTGGATCACTACTCATCAATAGCAATTGGTTTTTATCCAGTTTATCCTGAAAGCGTTTTACGCGCACACAACCCATCGTGACCTGGTTATTGAAAGAAGTGCCCAACATCACATTCACTTCAACCGAAATGCCACGCAGTTCCATAAACTCTACAAGCTCTGCACAGGCGAGACCTACATAAAGCAAATCGTTACCCTTTACGTGGGCATTTGCACCAGCCATAATGTACAATTGAAGCGATGGATACGACATTTGCTTGTCCTTGAAATAGGCAAATACACTCTTCACCGAAGTGAGCACTTTCTTGTTTCCTAACTCAATATTCATCTGACTTACAGAGGTGTTGAGTGGCGAAGTCGTATTAATAGGAAACTGTTGATACATTCCCATCGCAGCACGCTCGAAAGAGAACACGCCAAGACCACGATCATTGTAAGCCATCTTTGGTTTTGGCATTACAGAATCGTTGATATACTGCAAATAATGTATGAGTTTCTCCTTGATTTTTGGCTGAATTTTAGCGACAAGTGACATCCCTAAAAAGGTACGATGTTCGTTAAGCTCCTTAACTGTTTTAGGTGTTGGTGTGCCGTACCAATCCGTTCCACTTTGTAGCTGACTATCGGTACTTTCTTCAATAAAATTCCAACGCGACTGATTTGCAGATGATAGATTTTTAGTCTCATCATCTACAAAAGCATTGAAAGCAAAGACACTATCAAATAATAGATAGTTGTATTTGCCATTAGGACTTTTAAGGGTATGTTGTTTTGGTGCGCTCACGTATGCTCATAAAAGTAATTTTTGAGGTGGTGTGAGTTACGGTGTGGAATTGTAGTTTGGGACGTGTAATGTCACAAAAATTTTAATACTTTTTTTTCAGGGAACCTATTCTCGTAACTTTACTGAAAAAACAATTATGACAAAAATTCAATTTACACTTTACAAGAATTTATACGATTTAAAAAATAATGGACCAAGTTTTTACCATCAGTTCGATGTTGAAACTCTTCCTGAAGTAGATGGTTTCTTTAATTATAACAAAAGCATTTTTGAACTTATGGATGAGGAGGCTAAAGATACTTTCGAAAACTTTTATGGTTTAGAATTAGGTAGATATTATATCTACAGCTCTAAAGACTATACTGAAAAAAACAGTCCAATATCTTATATTTATTTTGCCGTCTTTGATGGAAAGTAGGATTTACCCAACCTTCCTTTTAGACTAAATAATAAAAAGTTTGTTTCATACCGCGACGTTTGTAAGAATTTAAAAGGTCATCAAGGTCTATTGATCTCGTTTTTATATTTACTTGTTTTGATTTAATTCATAACTTCTTTTAATAGGTAATCGCCAGAATGCAGGAAATGGTTGTGCCCTGAAGTGTCGACTTGCTAGATGCGGTAGGAAATTGAAACCTGTTTTATAAACCTCAAAAGTCACTTCTTTTATAAATAAATCGATTTCTTCTATAATTTCTTTTTCGTAATCCTTCATATTTTCATAGAGCGTTATGGAGTGCTTTAGCTTTCCTTTTTGTGCGCTATAATTTGTTCTACAGAAACATTCCTCTGTGTCCTCTGTTGCAAACCATAGCTGAAGGTTGACTTTAGGAAAAGTGTCGTTTATCAGAGTTCTTACGTCTTGATAAAGTTGATCGTCATTTATCAAAAGTGCGTATTCCGCTATAATTGGCAGTATCATTGTAGAGTCCACTTCTGACAAATCATCCCCATTATGAATATCTACAAGTTTATCAAAATTTGTTCTGAATAATGGGAAAAACTTATGCGTTTTGTAGCTATTATAAAAGCCAACAGTAACGTTGTTCATCCACTTTAGAGCCCATTTTGAATTTCCTGTTTGACACAACAATTGAAGTGCTAGTGAAATTTCGATAGAGTGTTCGTCATACTCTGGGTAATTTAAAGGCGGATTATTAAAAATAAAAGAGACCAAAGCATTCGAAATATTTATAGCGCTTTTAGAATAGATATCAACATTTTCTTTATTATTGAGTTGAGCATAAAAATTCCACTCTTGGATTTCGCCTAATCCAATTATGGAAATCAATCCTAATTCTTCCCAAGTATTTAAACTGTATTCTATACGATTTCTTCCATACCTATAAAGACTATGCTGTGTCTGGTAGTGATTAACTGTCTTATTGAAATAGAGAACTCCTATCTTTCTTTTTAATTGAAATAAAGTATAAAACTCAGCCTTTACATAGTTCTTTTCGGTATGCTTATGTTTAGATATCCAATCCCAGGTTAACAGTAAAGATCTTTCACTGGCTATAAGGGCTGGTCTTAAGTTGTTGATGTCTTCTGACCACTTAAAGATAATGCCTGTGCACAATCTAACTAGTCGTAATCTCTTCAAGATTTTCTGTTTCTGCTTTTCAGGTTTGTTTAAAATCTCCTCAATCAGCTGATAGAAATGAGTGTAATTATAATCCGGTAAATCAAGGAAAGCAAGTGTTTTTCTCAAATAAGATTGATATTCAGCAGGGAATAGTTTTTCATTACTAAGATATTTATCTAGTTTACCAGCTAACTCTCCTGTTCCCCAGAATTCATAGCTTCTCTTCTTTTTAGTGTGCTCATCTACATAATTTTTCCAATTGATTAGTACGCTTTGCATTATCTCTCCGTTGGTCGCTACTATGATTTTTATGGGTAGTTTTTTATACCTTTTATCCAGCATTGTGCGTATGTAAACATCTATTACTTCATTTAGACTTTGTCTTACAGAATTTACACCACTATCCCAGTTAGAGCGTGTTAGATTTTTTTGTTTTACAACAAACAAAAACATTTTTTTCTTACCATCATCGGGATCAATACCAACAGCTGCGATATCTACACCGTGTTGTCTACCTCTCTGAGGTATAGATATAGGTGTTATTTTCATTCCTACAAGTAGATCTGTGATTAAGGTATCCAACTCGCCATCTTCTTTAAGAAGTGTAATGTATTCACTTAGTATAAATCTCATCTTCTTCTTATAAAATTTTGTCCTTCTAATCGCAAAATACTTTGCGCAACAGGGTCAATGTATTCTCCACGAGGCAATTCTTCACTAACAGAGAATAATTTCGGTTCCATCTCTTGACTATACTGACCATTGAATTTTCCGAATGCTTTTTTACCAGTTCTAAACTGAAGAGTAGTAACCATACTTAAAAATGAATTGTCGGTTTTGTCACTCTCATCGCGCATTTTATTCATTTTTTTATTCTGAATTTTATCCATATACCTAAGTCGCTCTGTAGATGGCTGAAATTCTTTAAGAATATCTAAGTCAGAATATGCTTTGTAATAGCGTTCACCTTCAGAAATAATATCTGAAATAATCTTTTTAAGTTTTCTGTCGGCACTTTTGTTTTGGTCTTTTAGATAATCAATAGTAGAGTAGTAATTAAAAATCAGATAGTCTACAAATAATCTGCCTACAAGTTGAGTGATATCTTTATTTTGATATCTATACTTGAGTATAGAGAATAGCATAACTCTAGACACTTTTCTATCATAAACATACCCCACAATTTTTTGAGTTATATATTCAATATCATTAACATTATATGTTGCTAATAATGATGGTGATAGTTCAAAAGTTGAATTACTAGCGAAGCTCATTTCTCGTATCACATTGAACATCGCTAGTTGATATTTGTGATTATCTTCGTTTAACCATTCCGTGATTAGGATTTGAAATTCTACTGGGTGTTGATCATATATTTTACTGAAGACAGATTCAAATACTTTTATCTTATTATAGTGGTCATCTTGAACAATCCATTGATTTATGTAGTTTTTGACAATAACTAAGTTTTTGTCAACTAAATTACTGAGCATATAGCCGAACATACTATGATAGCCTAATTGGGAAGCATCAAATGTTACCAAAGAGTCTAAAATCGTTAAATAAAATTCTTGCTCAG
Protein-coding sequences here:
- a CDS encoding GIY-YIG nuclease family protein, giving the protein MNENLIDAVVDQLLDFNTSKPLSHYVIFNGNKIRYSNIPENELGLYAFWLTNNDGIVETLNRSLEIKGPGNKSYKFTWDWNVNEKHILLYIGKTTTFRSRLSQHLKLKTFTWVVPEDKTSPYKRTTSCQLRSGIEHLLSGNIQPSILGLDFIRKRIQVTYIPLEGLGNRFFAEDLAIGKGKPWFNVDSER
- a CDS encoding DUF7192 family protein produces the protein MSAPKQHTLKSPNGKYNYLLFDSVFAFNAFVDDETKNLSSANQSRWNFIEESTDSQLQSGTDWYGTPTPKTVKELNEHRTFLGMSLVAKIQPKIKEKLIHYLQYINDSVMPKPKMAYNDRGLGVFSFERAAMGMYQQFPINTTSPLNTSVSQMNIELGNKKVLTSVKSVFAYFKDKQMSYPSLQLYIMAGANAHVKGNDLLYVGLACAELVEFMELRGISVEVNVMLGTSFNNQVTMGCVRVKRFQDKLDKNQLLLMSSDPRYFRFRGFKSLVTMSNYFGLTIPSGLGTISASMGAAFAKAINPKGFVFEQSYSMDSAVKEVSQIITNYKNQLQPNG